Below is a window of Streptomyces sp. ITFR-16 DNA.
TGCTGCCCCGCGAATCGGCGGAGCCATCCTCGGAGCCGGGTCTCACCCCGGCGCCGCCCGGCTGCTGCGCGCCGAGGGCCGGGACGTGAAGCGGCTGGCGGGCCTCACCGAGCAGGCGGCGCGCGCCGAGGGGACGCCCGCCGGGGGCAAGCAGCCCGCCACCACGCTCGACGAGTTCGGCCGCGACCTCACCGAGGAGGCGAAGGCGGGAAAGCTCGACCCGGTGGTGGGCCGGGCCGAGGAGATCGAGCAGACCGTGGAGATCCTCTCGCGGCGGTCCAAGAACAACCCCGTCCTGATCGGGGAGCCCGGCGTCGGCAAGACCGCGATCGTCGAGGGACTGGCGCAGCGCATCGTGGCCCGCGAGGTGCCCCACACCCTCAAGGACAAGCGCGTGGTCTCCTTCGACCTGTCCGGCATGGTGGCCGGCGCGCAGTACCGGGGCCAGTTCGAGGAACGGCTGAAGAAGGCCATCGAGGACGTCCAGGCGGCCAAGGGCGACATCATCCTGTTCATCGACGAACTCCACACCGTCGTCGGCGCGGGCGCCACGGGCGAGGGCTCGACGGACGCGGGCAACATGCTCAAGCCCGCGCTCGCACGCGGTGAACTCCATGTCGTGGGGACTCATGGCACACCACCACAAGTCCAACCGAGCGGTCGAGGGCAACCCCGACAACCGCCACGGCAGGGGCATGCCCCGGCGGCCCGACGAGGACATGCTCCAGGAGCGGACCGTACGCGAACGGGAGGAGTCGGGCCGCCCGGTCAGGGCCGCCGAGAGCCCGGACGAGGAGTACCGGGCCGCCCGCGACGAGGTCGACCGCCAGGCCGAGGCGGGCGAGATGCCGACGGGCGCGGACACCCGCAGGGACCGCGACCCGTTCCCGCCGACCCGCTACGGAAAGCCCTGAATCACCCGCCCCGGGCCGCTCGGCCCAGGGACTCGACCGTCACCGTCGCCGGCCCGTCCGGCGCGTCGTAGCTCACCGAGTCACCCGCCCGGTGCCCCATGAGCGCGCGCCCCAGCGGGCTGTCGGCCGTGACCAGCGTCCGGTCCAGCTCCTCCGGGGTCACCCCGATCTGGAAGGTCTGCCGCGTCCCGTCCGCGAACCGGACCGTGACCGTGCTGCCCACGCCCACCGCGTCGGCGGGCGGCGGACCGGCGTCGGCCGCCTGGGCGAGGCGCGTGGTGATCTCCTCGATGCGGGCGTCCAGCCGGTTGACGTCGTCGGCGCGCCGCAACTCGTCGGCCGCGTCCGCGCGGTCCCCGACGGTGTCCTGGTCGCGCAGGGTCGCCGCGACCTTGTCCCGCCGGGCACGGACCTCGGCCAGATCCCTCTCCAGGGCCTGCCGGGCCACCTCACTGATCGGCTCGGGCTCGCTGCTCATGACTGCTCCTCGAAGGGAATGCGGTGCGATTGGGTACGGAATGGGTGGAATCCTCACCTTAGGGCCGACCCGCCGACCCGGCCCGCGCATGCCACCCGGACGAGACCTGGTCCCCAGGTCCCGTATTTGTTGCGGAGGGATGAAATCCGCACCCCGCCGTGTTGGTGCCTTCCGGAAGATCAGGTCGAACGGGAGGCACCGGGTGTCGGACGCAGGGGAGACGGGGAGCGGGCAGCGGCCGGCCGGCTGGGCGCGGAGGCTGAGCGGTTACGCCTGGCGCTACCGACGCAATGTGCTGCTGGCGCTCGGCTCGTCGCTCGCCGGAATGGCGGTGATGGCCCTCGTCCCGCTGGTCACCAAGGTGATCATCGACGACGTGGTCGTCGGCCACACCCGCTCGCTGGCCGTCTGGACCGGACTGCTGCTCCTGGCGGCCCTGCTCGTCTACGTCTCCACGTACATCCGCCGCTACTACGGCGGCCGGCTCGCCCTCGACGTCCAGCACGACCTGCGGACCGACATGTACGGGACGATCACCCGGCTCGACGGCAGGCGCCAGGACGAGCTGTCCACCGGGCAGGTCGTCGGCCGCGCCACCAGCGACCTCCAGCTCATCCAGGGGCTGCTGTTCATGCTCCCGATGACCATCGGGAACGTCCTGCTCTTCCTGATCTCCCTGGTGATCATGGCGTGGCTGTCGCCGCTGCTGACGCTCGTCGCCGTCGCCGTGGCCCCCGCCCTCTGGTACATCGCCCGCCGCTCCCGCGCCCGGCTCTTCCCCGCCACCTGGTACGCGCAGTCGCAGGCCGCCGCCGTCGCCGGAGTCGTCGACGGGGCCGTCTCCGGCGTCCGGGTCGTCAAGGGCTTCGGCCAGGAGGACCAGGAGACCGGCAAGCTGCGCGAGGTCGGGCGCCGGCTCTTCGCCGGCCGGCTGCGCACCATCCGGCTGAACTCGCGCTACACCCCCGCCCTCCAGGCCGTGCCCGCGCTCGGCCAGGTCGCGATGCTGGCCCTCGGCGGCTGGCTCGCCACCCGGGGCGAGATCACCCTCGGCACGTTCGTCGCGTTCTCCACCTACCTCGCCCAGCTCGTCGGCCCGGTCCGGATGCTCGCCATGGTCCTCACCGTCGGCCAGCAGGCCCGCGCCGGTGTGGAACGCGTCCTGGAACTGATCGACACCGAGCCCTCCCTGCGCGACGGCACCAAGGAACTGCCCGCCGACGCCCCCGCCGGCGTCGAG
It encodes the following:
- a CDS encoding GreA/GreB family elongation factor produces the protein MSSEPEPISEVARQALERDLAEVRARRDKVAATLRDQDTVGDRADAADELRRADDVNRLDARIEEITTRLAQAADAGPPPADAVGVGSTVTVRFADGTRQTFQIGVTPEELDRTLVTADSPLGRALMGHRAGDSVSYDAPDGPATVTVESLGRAARGG